In Deltaproteobacteria bacterium HGW-Deltaproteobacteria-2, the following are encoded in one genomic region:
- a CDS encoding 1-acyl-sn-glycerol-3-phosphate acyltransferase: MLYSVLLVTLGLVITLFMSFWSIVFSIFSDADNKVHKVANLWAKSLLLICNIKVKVIGRENLLRGKPQIFMANHQSDFDILIALACIPVQFRWIAKKELFCIPIFGAAMRSAGYIGIDRNNRKEAMKNIDKAVLQIWKGKSIMTFPEDIRSRKDDIKPFKQGAFYLAIESGAPIVPVTIIGSDEIMPQKSLRIIPRPIKLIIGEPIEVNNLNIENRHELIEKVRNTIIKNYNYWQNTENLNIKDLESETT; encoded by the coding sequence ATGCTTTATTCAGTACTATTAGTAACGTTAGGTTTAGTTATAACCTTATTTATGTCCTTTTGGTCTATAGTTTTTTCAATCTTCTCCGACGCCGACAATAAAGTGCACAAGGTGGCTAATCTGTGGGCTAAAAGTTTACTTCTTATATGCAATATAAAAGTTAAAGTAATTGGCAGAGAAAATCTTTTGCGCGGCAAACCGCAAATTTTTATGGCTAACCATCAAAGCGATTTTGATATTTTAATTGCTCTGGCCTGCATACCTGTACAATTCCGCTGGATCGCTAAAAAAGAGTTATTCTGCATTCCTATATTCGGCGCGGCAATGAGAAGCGCCGGATACATTGGAATCGACAGGAACAATCGAAAAGAAGCAATGAAAAACATTGACAAAGCCGTTTTGCAAATATGGAAAGGAAAATCAATTATGACCTTCCCGGAAGACATAAGAAGCCGCAAGGACGATATCAAACCTTTTAAACAGGGAGCTTTCTATCTCGCCATTGAATCTGGTGCGCCGATTGTGCCTGTTACTATTATCGGCAGTGATGAAATCATGCCCCAAAAATCGCTGAGAATAATTCCCCGTCCCATAAAACTGATTATCGGCGAACCGATAGAAGTAAATAATTTAAATATTGAAAACCGCCATGAGTTGATTGAAAAAGTAAGAAATACAATCATAAAAAATTATAACTACTGGCAGAATACGGAAAACTTAAATATTAAAGACTTAGAAAGTGAGACTACTTGA
- a CDS encoding undecaprenyl-diphosphatase yields MNLSTVIILGIVQGLTELFPVSSSAHLVILQSFFPDFHQPGVAFDAIVHLGTLFAVAFYFRVDIWRMLKALLPNQSVTLFSTKEIISLRKIFIFLIIGTMPVAFFGFLFKDYLHGIFGSAQAAAFFLIITGFLLFFSDKVTDARRDGKDMNLTDSILIGLAQAVALLPGISRSGATITAGIFRKLNRFTAARFSFLLSLPAVSGAVILESSYFKQIPSSEIWLYLAGFICSMIAGFISLKLFFLVIREARLKYFAYYCWILGLFTLLIVNK; encoded by the coding sequence TTGAACCTCTCTACTGTTATAATTTTAGGCATAGTCCAAGGCTTGACCGAACTTTTTCCTGTTAGCAGCTCCGCTCATCTTGTTATTCTTCAAAGTTTTTTCCCGGATTTTCATCAACCGGGAGTTGCTTTTGACGCAATAGTGCATCTGGGCACACTGTTTGCCGTCGCTTTCTATTTCCGCGTTGATATCTGGAGGATGCTCAAAGCTCTTCTGCCCAACCAATCGGTAACACTTTTCAGTACAAAGGAAATCATCTCTTTAAGAAAGATCTTTATTTTTTTAATTATCGGCACCATGCCTGTCGCTTTTTTCGGTTTCTTATTTAAAGACTATTTACATGGCATTTTCGGATCAGCTCAGGCAGCAGCATTTTTTTTAATCATTACGGGATTCCTGCTATTTTTTTCCGACAAAGTAACGGATGCCCGGCGCGACGGAAAAGATATGAATCTTACAGACAGCATTTTAATCGGGCTCGCCCAGGCTGTGGCCCTTTTACCAGGTATTTCCCGCTCAGGAGCTACTATAACCGCCGGCATTTTTCGCAAGCTAAACCGGTTCACGGCAGCACGTTTTTCCTTTCTGCTTTCCCTGCCGGCCGTTAGCGGCGCCGTAATATTAGAATCCAGTTACTTCAAGCAAATTCCATCTTCGGAAATTTGGCTATATCTTGCCGGTTTCATCTGCTCCATGATAGCTGGTTTTATATCTCTTAAACTTTTTTTTCTTGTCATCCGTGAAGCGCGCTTGAAATATTTTGCTTACTATTGCTGGATTTTAGGATTGTTTACTTTACTTATCGTCAATAAATAG